The nucleotide window TTGCATTTGtctaatttttgatattttgttttaggTACCCCCATTTTTAGTTCGTAAGGTCTTCACTCAAATATTTTCCTTCATCAATGTTCAACTTTTCAACAGGTTTGAGTCTATTACCACTTCTGAATTATTTTAAGAACTGAAGGTAGAAGTTTTCTCTTATCTTTTTTACTTCCCACCACTGTCTTGGTTTCAGCCTTTTGTTGAGGCGAGAGTGTTGTTCATTTAGTAATGGTGAATATGTTAAAGCTGGATTAGCTGAATTGGAGCAATGGTGTTACAAAGCAACAGATGAggtaatttttataaactgCTACTTTACTTCATTATTTAGTCTTttataataacaaaacaaacaaaaaatgagtGCAGTATGCAGGTTCAGCATGGGATGAGCTCAAGCATATAAGGCAGGCCATTGGGTTTCTTGTATGATTCTATTCTAAACTTAATGTATTATTACTTTATTACTTGCTGTGacaatgaaaagaaagagaagatgaaattttctcaaatgttatatttctttgtttagGTCATCCATCAAAAACCAAAGAAGGGACTGGATGAAATAAGCCATGACCTCTGCCCAGTGAGTGATGCTGATCTAATATTAGCAAATTGTTACAGTTGTTTCTATGCCCTTTTCTTTTCCAGGTatcaactaaattaaattctaCGGACAGGTCCTTAGCATACAGCAGCTATATCGGATCAGTACAATGTACTGGGATGACAAGTATGGCACACATAGTGTGTCTCCAGATGTAAGTTTTCTTTGGATGCCGTTACTCAAACTAGGTTAAGAGTCATCTTTCTTACATGGGAAAGCACTATAAATTTTCGTAGTGCGTTAGATATTATGGAGAAACTGACTGTTCCCATGTTAATGTTTGTTTTATAGGTTATATCTAATATGAGGGTGTTGATGACAGAAGATTCCCACAATGCTGTTAGCAACTCTTTCCTGTTAGATGATGATTCAAGGTTGGCAAATAATGTTGACTATGTGttgatcttttctttctttcatttacGTTCCATTAATTAATAACCATTATTGGATATCTCATTGAGAAGTACCTTGAAAATCTGAGTGTTggaaacttgaatcaaacaaagCAATGTCGCCATATGGTTAATTAAAGACTGATTTGAATGTTTCAATATTTAGTTGAGGGTTGCACTAAATTGTTGAAATGTATGATCATGATGATCAAACATGCCGTAGCTGTACAAAAATCTATGACAGTGACAAGGGCCATGCCATGCATAGTTTGGTTGGTCTTCCAAGTTGCCTTACTTGATCATTACCTTAGGGATTTCACTGACCTCTCACTACTTTGTTGTGCTGCAGCATCCCATTTTCAGTAGATGACTTGTCGAAATCAATGAAACAAATCGACATCTCTGACATTGAACCACCACCTCTTATTCAGGAGAACACAGGGTTTAGTTTCTTGTTGCCGAGGTCTGATTAATCATCATTAGAGACATGGTAGGTTTTCTTTTTGGTTGGCCTCTCAAGTCAAGGTGTAGATTCAAACTTGCCACCTCCAAGATTTTGGATGCTTTTGGAGGGTtatttattcttgatttttcttGACAATAGATAAATAGTTCATTGATTCAAACAGGGGTAACTATGCTCCCCGTGCACCATAAAGTTGAAGATTTACTCTCTGTTGTACAAGCAGCAGGTTTTTGTCTCattaaagagagaaattaaaaGTAGAAACATTTCTCAGCTCCTGTAATTCTTAAACAATTCATAGTTTATAGACTTCCAATATATGCTTCACTGATTTATAGTTGTGTATTTACAAGGTAGGAAAAAAGGTATCATAGCTGATTTTACAGTCTaaaagaaaatgaggaaaaagtaTTAACTTAAAACAAAGTAAGAATTCACAGTGACTTGCCAAAGCTGATACAATTATCAGTGACACCACAATATGTTTCCAGGTGCTaaaatgaagtaaaaataaAGTAGATGCTGGTAGAATAACTACAGACAACAAATCCATCCCAGAAAAAGCAGAGACATAATAAGGATGCCCAAAACTACAACAACATCTACCGTACAGGAAAAGCTAACATTCATTCACATAAACTCTTGAACATCAAAAGTTACAGCTGAAGCTCTACCGGATATAGTTTGAACATcgtaatttatttaaataaaatgctCAACAAAAGCCACAAACTTGATTGATAATCCTGTTATAGCAAAGAAGAATGTGGCCAAGCTGGCTTGAAGTAAGGCACTACTTTGCTGAAATCCCAAACAATGGAGGAGCTACGACCATCATATTGGACCACTTCCACTTCTTTACTCTGAAGATGACAAAGAAATATGTTATCTCCTGCTCTTATGTAAACAGATTCTGAATTCTGATAAAGAAATGACACTACTTGAGTTTCTTTAGATTTAGAACATGTTTTGTAGGCTGTCATAACTCTTGGATTATTCTTCCACATCGTCTTGAAATTCAATCTATATCTCAAGGTCCATCTAGTTTTGAGATTTGCATCGCATGAGTTAAGGGATGTGCGGTCATCTATTTCATTTTCAAGAACCCATATCTCCATGCCTGACTTACAACTCATACCATACTGCAAAAGCCCATCAGAAGACTCACCAAGAATTTGCTCATCAAAGTCATATGACCCTGGTAGTTGAATTACGACAATATGCCTCTCTTCTTGTTCCTGGTCATAAATGGCTATATTTCCCCTCATTGCAAACCAGTGTATGACACCTCTAATCACAGTGGCAACTGTCCAAGGACATAATGATAACGTTGAAGTGCAAGAGAGTATTGAATAATACCATGTGGTAGTCTTTGAACAGAAAGTCTCAATGGTGACAGTATTGACTTCATTAAGTTTACATTCACATTTTGCACGAATGACCTTGTAGCACATAGAATCATCAGGAGAGTCCTCAGCAATGAATGCCATGCACAATTCTTCAAAGTAAACTCGTGGACGAGGGAGCTTGTGCTGTTGTTTGGTAACTGGATCCCAAACATAGTAGCTCTTTGGATGGCGGCCACAAAGAAGAAGACCATTGGAAGAGTCAATGAAGTAACCAAGCCGTTTGAGGGTCCCTGAATACTTTAGGTCATCACCCTCTTGACAAGTTGACAAAAAAAGAATTGCAGGTTCTGATGGGGTGCGACGTAGGCCACCTGGACGTCTTCCAAGGTACAAGGAATTACAGACAAAGAAGCCCAAGAGGCGAGAATTTACTTTCCATCGTCTCAAGTAACTCTGACGAAAAACATAGCTGCAGATACACTTAAGCCACCTCTTTGATACAAGTATGAATTTGAAAACAGATTCTGGCGGCAATCGAAGGAGGATGTCACACAAGATGTCATCAGAACTCAATGCATCATGGACACTGTTGCAAGACATCCTCTGTAACTTCATTGAGATAAGATGATATCTGATAAAAAGCAATTAGCATGACATAAACGCAGCAGCCAAGAATTGTTTGAATCATAGACAATCATGAAATTTTGTTAACACATTTCAACCGAGTAATTGAAAGAGACCTCTGGTCAAATCTTATTCCAGTAAAATAGTTAGAAAAGGCCAATATCACAAATTTGACGATGATAGCATTCTTGAAATTGTGTTCAGGTATCCTTAGTAACTGTGTCATACATTATGAATGGATTGGAAGGGGATATCATTTTAAAGAGTTACCTAGCAGTCCAGTATTGGTCAAAACATAATGGCACTAATGGACAGAATAAACTACCGTGAAAGCCAAATAGCAAATCAGACCAATGAATTTACTGCTACCACACTTATGGAGTGAAAAGTAGATTCTGGAAAAGCAAACAAACTCATATAAGAAATCACAAACAGGAGTCCAAACTTGTTTAGAATTCCAATCAAAAGAGGGAAATTGATGATATGACTAACTAGAAATTAAACATGCTACCTATTGTTGTCAAATGAAAAAGTGAATGATATACGAGTAATTACAGACAAAACCTAAAATCAATCTTCCACTTGTGTTCAAAATAGATTTGAATAAATGCGTAATTCATGTTAAGTGTGATATGACTCATCAGAGAGTGGGAACAATTGAAAATCTTCTATCTGGAAACTGTAAACATGAGCTTATGAGCCACAGGAGTAAACTCTTATGTTCCACAACTTCAATGGTATATTTTCAGGTTCTTAGTAGAAACAACCAGCAAGGTCTACCTTAAACTCAATGCAATCCCAGAAACTCTTCACTTATAAAGGCAATGCATAGAATTCATAGATAACATTCAAAagcaaattaatttaaaaaggcAAACTATTTTAAGGTTTGAACTGTAAACTTCAAAAAACATCAATTTTAGTGTGACTGAACGCTAGTTAATCACATTTCCTTTTAcaaactagggttggattcgatcCAAGGTTGCGCTTGAACAAGGCCTAGTTTGAATCCAAAAAAGTTAGCTCGAGATTGGTTTAAAATTGATGAGTTGGGTTTGGATTCAACacgaaaataatttaattttagaattaatcCGAGCATATTTGACGTCAAATAATCGAATTGACTCAAACTTAGCTTGTTTGATCTGAGATCGAATTCGAGTTTGAGCAGCTCAAATCAAACCTAACCCCATTACAAACAcatgaaaaaaagggaaagcAAGTAGAATCTTTGTAATCTATATCATTTGCTGACTTCAAAGTGCACAACTGATGCATAAAGATcacataaaaaagtttaaaaaataaaaaaataaaatttaatgtgTTAATCCTAAATAATATTATAGCCAAGCCaagatttcatttttcaaaatattacaagACTAGATTAAAATGTCACagattaaataaaagattaattttgttaattttcaactaATATTCACATGTAGAAAAGATGCTATTTGTagagtaaaaatgaaagttttaacCCAGAGTTTGATCAGTATATTCGAAAACAAACAATGCCCTCTTAATTTAAAGTCTACAAGCCATGATCCCAGAAACAAATCCATGCGATTTCAGCCAAAaccaagaaacaaaataaaaactttccCACTTTACAGTCTCAAGTTGCGATATTTAATGCTCAGGCAGCTAATTAGACTCcataaagaatataaaaatataaataaaaactccaTTACACAAAGAGTACAGTTCAGATACAAATACCTGCAGATGCTCGATGaatgtgagagagagagagagagagagacagtgACCGAATGAGTTTGTAATTTCAGCTGTGGGAAAAGATGTCATTTTAAAATACCCACAAACATTATAATTCCAAGAACTAACCAAAATATTATGTAAAGACGAAATTACCCTTGTACCCGTCAAAATGAAATTCCAGGAATGAAGATGGGATGATTGAAATAAAACTCCAGATTTTTCTATTCTCAGTAAAAATCGTCTGGTGAATATCTGATGATTGACGTTTTATAATGATATCACAACAAGGTTGATCTCCTAGTTGGTGAAGAGAAGCTGTGAAAGAGTTTGTTCTTCTCAGTAAATTCAAAGAGACTGAGCTGAATTTCCATTTCACAATTGCAACAAATACTGGCACTCCAGACGAATAAGATCCGAATTAATCTTAAACCCGGTTTTGAATCCACAAAAGTAAAATTTCGAGTGTTTTAGTATTAGTCAACTGTTCAAGATGTGCAATTTGCTGTGTTTAAGAAGTCCTGTAAAGGTGGGGCTCTTGCTTCTCTGTTCTTCCCTTGTATTCAGTGCTTCAGCTGAGACCACTCTGCACACTAACAACTGGGCTGTCTTGGTTTGCACTTCTCGTTTCTGGTAACTAACTCATTTTCaccttttattcatttttagtaTAGATCCACATTATCAGAAATTAAAGCATACCCATTTTGTTGCACTTGATTATCGATAATACCCATGTATTCATTTCAGTTCCGGAgctataaaatttttgttcttgttcttgaaGTTTCTTCAATCACTGCTTATAGTTTACTGTTGTGGGTAATTTTTAGGGTATCAAGAGTTGTTGATACTGGTTGCGATGTCCCAACATAGTAGTGTTTCCATTGATTGACATTATGCTTGTTTTAGTTTGGATTCATGAATCATTGTTTTGTGCTAGTGTCATGGTGAATGTAATGATTTTGTAAGAAACTTGAGCCATTGGATATATTGCTGGTTTAATTGATGGGTTGTTTCATTGTTCAGGTTTAATTACCGGCACATGGCTAATACTTTGTCCCTGTATAGGTAAGAATaggttttctcttttcttttcttgttttgagaACTGTCATCTTCTAAAGTTtgttgttttccatttttttcagTAACAGACTGTTTTCTGTTGTGTGGTTTCCCAGGACAGTTAAGCGGCTAGGAATACCAGATGAGAGGATCATACTTATGCTGGCTGATGACATGGCTTGTAATGCTAGAAACAAGTATCCTGCTCAAGTGTTCAACAATGAGAACCACAGACTTAACTTGTATGGTGATAATGTTGAGGTGAGTTTTGTTCCTCCTGACTCTTTGACTTATGGGCAACTTCTGTAGAGagacaaaatattgttttgcataattttaaGTCTGCCATCATTTTACATCACAATCAATATGTTGGttattactctttaaaaataGATGAccgaaatgttattaaaatgtgaaataagttttaatgcaaaattTCCTTGTAtcttatgaaaagaaaaaatatatacacacacgaGCAAGACTGCCTATAGAAGACTGCAATTCCCTGCTGTCCTTCCTAGAGCCTTAAGCATTATGCTTCATGTTCGTGCTTCCAAACAATCATAAGATGCgggttttcaataatttttggaCCCTGATTTTACTAAACTTGAATCACTCAGGTAGACTATCGGGGTTATGAAGTAACAGTAGAAAACTTCTTAAGAGTTTTGACTGGGCGTCATGAGACTGCTGTTCCTAGATCAAAGCGTCTTTTAAGTGATGAAGGAAGCCATATTCTTCTATACATGACGGGACATGGGGgagatgaatttttaaaatttcaggaTTCAGAAGAGCTCCAGAGTCATGATCTTGCTGATGCTGTgaaacaaatgaaagaaaagtgGAGGTGAGAGAATATGCCACTTCTATGCCTTTCACTCATAAAGATATAACATTAAGAATTCAGTTGTAAGAATTTAAAGTAATTGTATATGTAGATGTAGCAGTGGCATCAAGTATTGTCATTTTATTGGAACTTTGTATAACATTTGTTGCTGATATAAATTAGATTCAAGGAGTTGCTGATAATGGTGGACACTTGCCAAGCTGCCACACTCTTCTCTCAGGTTAGTATTATGATTCTAATATAGGGGTTTGGTTTTcacaaaaatcataatatttatcACCTAgtcatatttatgtattttctgGGGGGCCTGATGTTTACTCGTTTATCTAGAGGAATGTGTGTATGATACTAAGAAGAAAAAATCTTAATGTACACATTATCTAATTTACTTTTATAGAGTTGATTTAGTCCTGAATATTCTAGAATCACATTTCATAGTTATTCAGTGTATAGATGTGTCCTTACATGTGTAGTTTCCCTTCTATAATAGTGATTTGTATGTACAATCTATGTCCCATACTGTATTTTGTTTATTGGTATGCCAGTAAAATTAATCTCTTCTGCATAATACCTTCAAAAATTTTCCAGAAAATCTGTATATCCTTGGGCATATATTGAGTGTCATATATTTGCACAGTTGTTTGTGCATTTCTGCTTTTAAGAGATGCTTCTTTGTTCATATAGTCAGGTCACGGCTAtccatattttgaattttattgacATGCTTCTGGATTAAGCTTGACCTTTGAACATTGTATTCTATGTCCTTCAACCTTGCACTGCGACTTCTAAAATTTGCTTTATGTATTTGATGCTGGATggactttttctttttacttggaTTGTACAGCTTCATTCGCCAGGTGTTTTGGCCATTGGAAGTAGCAAGAAAGGGGAGAATTCATATTCACATCACTTGGACTCTGATGTAAGTGTAAAATTGATAGTGTTTACTGTTTTATCATTCCCTTAAACATTTAAGATCTAGGATGCTAGTTTTTGAAATTGCTGTATTCTTATTTCACTTATAGGCTTGTGGGTATTACATTCAATGTCTCTTCTTGATGCAGGTTGGGGTTTCTGTTGTGGATCGTTTTACATTCTATACCCTTGCTTTCTTTGAAAAGCTGAATATGTATGACAATGCTTCATTGAGCAGGTACATCAAAGTAGGAATTTATACTTGGTAAAGGAGTAGCTAAGAGTATGATATGCTTCAGTATGTTGTGTACACACATCCT belongs to Mangifera indica cultivar Alphonso chromosome 2, CATAS_Mindica_2.1, whole genome shotgun sequence and includes:
- the LOC123209339 gene encoding F-box protein At5g03970, producing MKLQRMSCNSVHDALSSDDILCDILLRLPPESVFKFILVSKRWLKCICSYVFRQSYLRRWKVNSRLLGFFVCNSLYLGRRPGGLRRTPSEPAILFLSTCQEGDDLKYSGTLKRLGYFIDSSNGLLLCGRHPKSYYVWDPVTKQQHKLPRPRVYFEELCMAFIAEDSPDDSMCYKVIRAKCECKLNEVNTVTIETFCSKTTTWYYSILSCTSTLSLCPWTVATVIRGVIHWFAMRGNIAIYDQEQEERHIVVIQLPGSYDFDEQILGESSDGLLQYGMSCKSGMEIWVLENEIDDRTSLNSCDANLKTRWTLRYRLNFKTMWKNNPRVMTAYKTCSKSKETQVVSFLYQNSESVYIRAGDNIFLCHLQSKEVEVVQYDGRSSSIVWDFSKVVPYFKPAWPHSSLL
- the LOC123209340 gene encoding putative GPI-anchor transamidase, whose product is MCNLLCLRSPVKVGLLLLCSSLVFSASAETTLHTNNWAVLVCTSRFWFNYRHMANTLSLYRTVKRLGIPDERIILMLADDMACNARNKYPAQVFNNENHRLNLYGDNVEVDYRGYEVTVENFLRVLTGRHETAVPRSKRLLSDEGSHILLYMTGHGGDEFLKFQDSEELQSHDLADAVKQMKEKWRFKELLIMVDTCQAATLFSQLHSPGVLAIGSSKKGENSYSHHLDSDVGVSVVDRFTFYTLAFFEKLNMYDNASLSSLFTSYNPNLLMSTAYYRTDLYQRNLEEVPVTNFFGSVMETIHTDSAYKIPSRKTSEKVKIKMHSEESVNHNEQRSLQNSIVPDQNSDTKTEAQQCPFTSTWNTFNKKIEKIENIDSLVNYGLVIMLSLLLISMLLSQ